AGAACGCAACGATGTTGTCGTTGGTTTCGTCAGCCGTCGGGATTTCTACCAGGTCAACAGAGCCTTTGCCCCAGTCGCCCTGCGGTTCGATCCAGGCGCTTGGGCGCTTGTCGTAGCGGTCATCGAGGTCTTCGTAGTGGCTGAAGTCACGGCCACGTTGCAGCAAGCCAAAGCCACGCGGGTTTTCAACCGAGAAGTTGCTCACGGACAAGTGTTTCGGGTTGTTCAGCGGACGCCAGATCCACTCGCCGTTGCCGGCATGAATGGCCAGGCCCGACGAATCGTGCAACTCGCGACGGTAGTTGAGCACTTTGGACGGCTGGTTGGCGCCGAACAGGAACATGCTGGTCAGCGGAGCGATGCCCAGCTTGCCTACCTTGTCACGCAGGAACATCTGCGCCTTGACGTCCACCACCGTGTCTACGCCAGGGCGCAGGGTAAAGCGGTAAGCGCCGGTAGCCCGTGGCGAATCCAGCAAGGCGAAGATCACCAGGTGCTTGTCGTTAGGCTTGGGTTTTTCGATCCAGAATTCGGTGAAGCGCGGGAACTCTTCGCCCGATGGCAATGCGGTGTCGATCGCCATACCACGGGCCGACAGGCCGTAGATCTGGCCTTTGCCCACAACGCGGAAGTAACTCGCGCCGAGCATGGTCATGATTTCGTCCTGCTTATCCGCCTTGTTGATCGGATACAGCACGCGGAAACCCGCCCAACCGAGGTTCTCGGTAGCTTTCGGGTCAAACTTGACGTCACCGAAATCGAAACGACTGGAGTCGTACTTGATCTCTTCAACCTTGGTGGCGGTCACTTCGTTGATTTTCACCGGCGTGTCGAAATGCATGCCCTGGTGATAGAAGGACAATTTGAACGGGGTTTTATCGCCCGCCCACTGCGCCTTTTCACGATTGAACTGAATTTTCTGGTAGTCCGCGAACTTCATGTCGCGGAACTCTTTTGGCAAATTGCTGCGTGGCGCTTGGTATTTCTGTTCGGCGAGGGTTTTAGCCTCAGCCGCCACGTCATCCAGACTGAATGCCCACAGTTGACCCGCACCGAACAAGCAAAAGAGCGCAGAGCCCGTCACCAGTGCGTTGCGTAACCGCTTGGCAGACATTTTTGGTGCATTTAATGGACTAACAATCACGAGCAAACCTCGCCGAATACAGATGATGAAACCAACCACCAGCGATCTAAATGCCAGGTTGGCGAGCACTGTTCCGACAATTGGTAGAAGTTTTAATTCCCCCAGCGTGCCGGATTAGTCTCTGTGTAGCGCGGGATTATCTAGTAGCCCGCGTTACAACGCATCTACTGTCAGCAAGTATTTCTCGCTAAAACCCCCTGTTTTCAGACGAAAACACCGATTTTCAGGGTTTTAGATTTGTAACAGAAATGTCACAGGGCCATCATTGATCAAATGTACCTGCATATCGGCTCCAAAACGCCCTGATTCCACCCTCGGGTGAAGGCGTTTTGCCTCGCTGAGCAGGTGATTGAACAACTCCTCGGCCAAGGCAGGGGGTGCTGCCGTGGAAAAACTCGGGCGCAGGCCATTTTTGGTGTCGGCCGCCAGGGTAAATTGCGAAACCAGCAGCAGACCGCCACCGATATCGGCCAGTGACAGGTTCATTTTGCCTTCGGCATCGCTGAACACCCGGTAGTTGAGCAACTTGTGCAATAACTTGGTGACGCTCGCCCCGGTATCGCCGGGCTCGACCGCGACAAGCACCAGCAAGCCCTGATCAATTGAACCGACAATCTCCCCTGCCACTTCTACCCGCGCACCCCTGACGCGCTGCAGCAGGCCCTTCATGCTTCGTCCGGCTGCAATTTGAGCAACTGGCGGGCCATTTGCTCGGTGGCACGTACCAAGGCATCGGTGATTCCGGGCTCGGAGGCCACATGGCCGGCTTCGCGGATCACTTGCAGCTCGCTGCCGGGCCAGGCCTGATGCAGCTCCCAGGCGTTGTCCAGCGGGCAAATCATGTCGTAGCGACCATGGACGATCACGCACGGCAGGTGAGCGATCTTGTACATGTCGCGCAGCAACTGGTTGGGCTCCAGGAACGCGTTGTTCATGAAGTAATGGCATTCGATACGGGCGATGGATAATGCCCGGTGCGGCTCACAGAAACGTTCGACCACTTGCGGGTTGGGCCGCAGGGTTGCGGCACGCCCTTCCCAGGTCGACCAGGCCTTGGCCGCGTGCATTTGGGCAATCTGATCATTGCCTGTCAGACGTTTGTGAAAAGCACTCATCAGGTCGTGACGCTCTTCAGGCGGGATCGGGGCTATATATTCCTGCCAGTAATCCGGGAAGATCCGGCTGGCACCCTTCTGATAGAACCATTCGATTTCTTGAGGACGGGCCAGGAAGATCCCGCGCAGGATCAGGCCGTGTACCCGCTCCGG
This genomic stretch from Pseudomonas deceptionensis harbors:
- a CDS encoding glucan biosynthesis protein G, with protein sequence MIVSPLNAPKMSAKRLRNALVTGSALFCLFGAGQLWAFSLDDVAAEAKTLAEQKYQAPRSNLPKEFRDMKFADYQKIQFNREKAQWAGDKTPFKLSFYHQGMHFDTPVKINEVTATKVEEIKYDSSRFDFGDVKFDPKATENLGWAGFRVLYPINKADKQDEIMTMLGASYFRVVGKGQIYGLSARGMAIDTALPSGEEFPRFTEFWIEKPKPNDKHLVIFALLDSPRATGAYRFTLRPGVDTVVDVKAQMFLRDKVGKLGIAPLTSMFLFGANQPSKVLNYRRELHDSSGLAIHAGNGEWIWRPLNNPKHLSVSNFSVENPRGFGLLQRGRDFSHYEDLDDRYDKRPSAWIEPQGDWGKGSVDLVEIPTADETNDNIVAFWSPDTLPEPLKPFDFAYRMHWTLDEAALHPGDSAWVKQTLRSTGDVKQSNLIRQPDGSVAYLVDFEGPSLKGLAEDAAVRSQVSVGDNAELVENNVRYNPETKGWRLTLRMKIKDPSKSTEMRAALVQDVEQAPAAKPAAPVTKAEKAAAKAQEKKEHVAAKDAKAPAADATPATPEPVKTEKVLTETWSYQLPADE
- the dtd gene encoding D-aminoacyl-tRNA deacylase, yielding MKGLLQRVRGARVEVAGEIVGSIDQGLLVLVAVEPGDTGASVTKLLHKLLNYRVFSDAEGKMNLSLADIGGGLLLVSQFTLAADTKNGLRPSFSTAAPPALAEELFNHLLSEAKRLHPRVESGRFGADMQVHLINDGPVTFLLQI
- the pip gene encoding prolyl aminopeptidase, translated to MQTLFPQIKPYARHELAVDGPHVLYVDESGSPDGLPVVFVHGGPGSGCDANSRCYFDPGLYRIITFDQRGCGRSTPHASLDSNTTWDLVADMERIRLFLGIDKWVVFGGSWGSTLSLAYAQSHPERVHGLILRGIFLARPQEIEWFYQKGASRIFPDYWQEYIAPIPPEERHDLMSAFHKRLTGNDQIAQMHAAKAWSTWEGRAATLRPNPQVVERFCEPHRALSIARIECHYFMNNAFLEPNQLLRDMYKIAHLPCVIVHGRYDMICPLDNAWELHQAWPGSELQVIREAGHVASEPGITDALVRATEQMARQLLKLQPDEA